Proteins from a genomic interval of Marmoricola sp. OAE513:
- a CDS encoding TspO/MBR family protein yields MTTHPGAAVRRPATSEHKPGVMLAVYLLACAAVAYLGSLATTSNVDGWYRDADKPPFNPPNWLFGPVWSVLYVAMAVAVWLAWKRGAPTGIWWLQLALNLAWTPVFFGMEELWWGLVVIVLLDLAVLATIVVFRRTSQAAAWLLVPYLGWTLFATALNASIAALN; encoded by the coding sequence ATGACGACCCATCCAGGTGCAGCGGTCCGACGACCTGCGACGTCCGAGCACAAGCCGGGCGTCATGCTCGCGGTCTACCTGCTCGCGTGTGCCGCGGTCGCCTACCTCGGGTCGCTCGCGACTACGAGCAACGTCGACGGCTGGTACCGCGACGCCGACAAGCCGCCGTTCAACCCGCCCAACTGGCTGTTCGGTCCGGTCTGGAGCGTTCTGTACGTCGCGATGGCGGTCGCCGTCTGGCTGGCCTGGAAGCGGGGCGCTCCGACGGGGATCTGGTGGTTGCAGCTGGCGCTGAACCTCGCGTGGACCCCGGTCTTCTTCGGGATGGAGGAGCTCTGGTGGGGGCTGGTCGTGATCGTCCTGCTCGATCTCGCCGTCCTCGCCACGATCGTCGTGTTCCGGCGCACGTCGCAGGCCGCCGCGTGGTTGCTGGTTCCGTACCTCGGCTGGACCCTGTTCGCGACGGCGCTGAACGCCTCGATCGCCGCCCTCAACTGA
- a CDS encoding alpha/beta hydrolase, with translation MNKQLAPWPSLTDTFLDVNGRQVRILRSPGRPAGTEPQLLVHGLGGSSVTWVPVMEGLAAHGPVVAVDLPGFGRTPITDDPLTVQGYLDFVVDVADALGWDTFTLHGNSMGGLIGALLAVQHPARLRRLVLVSPALPPRSPLDFLRPSKVTVAGMFPLLTSSVTALALGLVGLAGPELDARRNRAALSLIYPDPDEVAPEMLDLLASDFAEDVEGVDRQRALVAATRSIACLWADPRTAWRAIREIRTPTLLLGGTQDALVPARVLKSVAAERPDWEDRMLDDRRHALMLEDPEAYLEIFDAWSAPAQVA, from the coding sequence GTGAACAAGCAGCTGGCCCCGTGGCCCTCCCTCACCGACACCTTCCTCGACGTGAACGGGCGACAGGTGCGCATCCTGAGGTCCCCCGGCCGTCCCGCAGGAACCGAGCCCCAGCTCCTGGTCCACGGACTCGGTGGGTCCTCGGTGACCTGGGTCCCCGTGATGGAAGGCCTCGCCGCGCACGGACCGGTCGTCGCCGTCGACCTCCCGGGCTTCGGCCGGACGCCGATCACCGACGACCCTCTGACCGTGCAGGGCTACCTCGACTTCGTGGTCGACGTCGCGGACGCGCTCGGGTGGGACACGTTCACCCTGCACGGGAACTCGATGGGCGGCCTGATCGGCGCGCTCCTCGCGGTCCAGCACCCGGCTCGCCTGCGCCGTCTGGTCCTGGTCTCTCCCGCCCTCCCGCCGCGCTCGCCGCTCGACTTCCTCCGCCCCAGCAAGGTCACGGTGGCCGGGATGTTCCCGCTCCTGACCTCCAGCGTCACGGCTCTCGCGCTCGGACTGGTCGGACTGGCCGGCCCTGAGCTCGACGCGCGTCGGAACCGAGCAGCGCTCAGCCTCATCTATCCCGACCCCGACGAGGTCGCACCCGAGATGCTCGACCTGCTCGCCTCCGACTTCGCCGAGGACGTCGAGGGGGTCGACCGGCAGCGGGCGCTCGTCGCGGCGACCCGATCGATCGCGTGTCTGTGGGCAGACCCGAGGACCGCCTGGCGCGCCATCCGCGAGATCCGTACGCCGACACTGCTCCTCGGCGGGACGCAGGACGCGCTCGTGCCTGCACGGGTGCTGAAGTCCGTCGCCGCCGAGCGGCCCGACTGGGAGGACCGGATGCTCGACGACCGGCGGCACGCCCTGATGCTCGAGGACCCCGAGGCCTACCTGGAGATCTTCGACGCGTGGAGCGCGCCCGCGCAGGTCGCCTAG
- a CDS encoding STAS domain-containing protein has product MTLAPHIERTEDDGVVVLTPVGDFDLSSAEILSTAFGGALADHDRIVLDLAQTTFVDSTALGEFVSASQRATRAGGWLRLAGARPHVRKLLRITALDTVLGLYDSVAEARTASPAEHRHDDELADEMSAESFPGSDPPSTWAGVDEPHR; this is encoded by the coding sequence ATGACTCTCGCACCGCACATCGAGCGGACGGAGGACGACGGCGTTGTCGTCCTCACTCCGGTCGGTGACTTCGACCTCTCCTCGGCCGAGATCCTCAGCACCGCCTTCGGCGGCGCTCTGGCCGACCACGACCGGATCGTCCTGGACCTCGCGCAGACGACCTTCGTCGACTCCACCGCCCTCGGTGAGTTCGTCTCCGCCTCGCAGCGGGCGACTCGCGCGGGCGGTTGGCTACGACTCGCCGGCGCGCGACCCCACGTGCGCAAGCTGCTCCGGATCACGGCACTCGACACCGTGCTCGGCCTGTACGACAGCGTCGCGGAGGCGCGGACCGCGAGCCCGGCCGAGCACCGCCACGACGACGAGCTGGCAGACGAGATGAGTGCGGAGTCGTTCCCCGGCAGCGACCCGCCCTCCACCTGGGCGGGCGTGGACGAGCCGCACCGCTAG
- a CDS encoding DICT sensory domain-containing protein, with amino-acid sequence MDHETPGAQPLTGDGPQLLTIGDLAERTGLSPAVLRMWESRHGFPEPRRLASGHRRYTGVDVELVRQVVRRRDSGIRLEVAIGEAAGSKAPDSPSVFAELRRRHPALPVHRLRKSTLIALSWAIEDECCAQAEQPVLFAAFQRGDYFEPSAPRWAELARIARSAIVFADDWGPSADDPGGPARASLEENAPMRREWAVVCDAPDAAAVLSAWELPGQTTVPDRQRIFEAVWSVDPVAVRDAARVAAAVALDAGVLAAQPLLYELAEAPAPRVVTPSAVTALFSRVVAYADRLSSR; translated from the coding sequence ATGGACCACGAGACCCCGGGTGCGCAACCCCTCACCGGCGACGGGCCGCAGCTCCTGACGATCGGTGACCTCGCGGAGCGCACGGGCCTGAGTCCGGCCGTCCTGCGGATGTGGGAGTCGCGGCACGGTTTCCCCGAGCCCCGTCGGCTCGCCAGCGGGCACCGTCGCTACACCGGCGTCGATGTCGAGCTGGTCCGGCAGGTGGTGCGACGCAGGGACAGCGGCATCCGACTCGAGGTGGCGATCGGGGAGGCGGCTGGCAGCAAGGCACCGGACTCACCGTCCGTCTTCGCCGAGCTCCGTCGACGGCACCCCGCGCTCCCCGTCCACCGGTTGCGCAAGTCGACCCTGATCGCGCTGTCCTGGGCGATCGAGGACGAGTGCTGCGCCCAGGCCGAGCAGCCCGTGCTCTTCGCAGCGTTCCAGCGCGGCGACTACTTCGAACCCTCGGCGCCCCGCTGGGCCGAGCTGGCGCGGATCGCTCGGTCGGCCATCGTCTTCGCCGACGACTGGGGCCCGAGCGCGGACGATCCTGGCGGCCCCGCCCGCGCGTCGCTGGAGGAGAACGCTCCGATGCGGCGCGAGTGGGCGGTCGTCTGCGACGCGCCGGACGCGGCGGCCGTCCTGTCGGCCTGGGAGCTCCCCGGGCAGACCACCGTGCCCGACCGGCAACGCATCTTCGAGGCCGTCTGGTCGGTGGACCCGGTGGCGGTCCGCGACGCCGCCCGGGTGGCCGCAGCCGTGGCCCTCGACGCCGGCGTCCTCGCGGCGCAGCCGTTGCTCTACGAGCTCGCTGAGGCACCAGCGCCGCGGGTCGTCACCCCGTCGGCCGTCACGGCTCTCTTCAGCCGTGTCGTCGCATACGCCGACCGCCTCTCGTCCCGCTGA
- a CDS encoding nitroreductase family deazaflavin-dependent oxidoreductase has product MSTTITFAPRRPGVLQPLAVRVGAISWMPKLLPLIVRVDKLLQATTRGRLTILDIAGLPNLMLTTVGRKSGLPRSNPLLCVPDGDRILIAGSYFGGPREPLWVKNIEATPEVVVRFRNETTTMTARRLVYLDRAEAWTTMVGVWPNFVKYEQRTDREIKVFELVPVEGEHGI; this is encoded by the coding sequence GTGTCCACCACCATCACGTTCGCCCCGCGTCGTCCGGGTGTCCTCCAGCCGCTGGCCGTGCGCGTCGGCGCCATCTCCTGGATGCCGAAGCTCTTGCCCCTGATCGTCCGGGTCGACAAGCTGCTGCAGGCGACCACCCGGGGTCGGCTGACCATCCTCGACATCGCGGGTCTGCCCAACCTGATGCTGACCACCGTCGGTCGCAAGAGCGGCCTGCCGCGCAGCAACCCGCTGCTGTGCGTGCCGGACGGCGACCGGATCCTCATCGCCGGGTCGTACTTCGGCGGCCCGCGTGAGCCCTTGTGGGTGAAGAACATCGAGGCGACGCCTGAGGTGGTGGTTCGCTTCCGCAACGAGACCACCACCATGACGGCCCGTCGGCTCGTCTACCTCGACCGCGCGGAGGCGTGGACGACGATGGTCGGGGTCTGGCCGAACTTCGTGAAGTACGAGCAGCGGACCGACCGGGAGATCAAGGTGTTCGAGCTGGTCCCGGTTGAGGGCGAGCACGGCATCTGA
- a CDS encoding DUF3253 domain-containing protein, with product MSDPDPVDRALERSILDLLAVRGPAKTICVSEAARAVHAARGGEGEGWRELMEPARQAAGRLVETGEVVITQRGTLVDLETVSGPIRVGLRQPGV from the coding sequence ATGAGCGATCCCGACCCGGTCGACCGCGCCCTCGAACGATCCATCCTCGACCTGCTCGCCGTGCGTGGACCGGCCAAGACGATCTGCGTGTCCGAAGCCGCGCGGGCCGTGCACGCCGCGCGGGGCGGAGAGGGCGAGGGGTGGCGGGAGCTGATGGAGCCTGCACGACAGGCAGCAGGGCGTCTCGTCGAGACCGGTGAGGTCGTGATCACCCAGCGGGGCACGCTGGTCGACCTCGAGACCGTCTCCGGACCGATCAGGGTGGGCCTTCGGCAACCCGGGGTGTAG